The genome window GTTTCCTCCATGGGCCCTATTGGGACGATCCCGATAAGCACGCCAAGGAGGTCTTGCCGCTCTGCGGAACGCCGCGCCAATGCCACCGCCTCTACTTCAACGACGATTCGAGCGACGTGAAGGTCAAGTTCATCGAGGACCAGCACGGAGGCCTGGATTTGGTCAACATGCTGCGAAGCGGCGATTACTCCTACGGCCAGCTCCAGGAAAAGCTGAGTGACCCGCAAAAGCACATCCTATTATTGACCCTGCTTTCGGACATGGTGGATTGGGATTGCCCAAGGACCTAGGAATGATTTAGGCCCAGGGCATGGCCTTATTCATCACCTTCGAGGGCGGCGAGGGCAGCGGCAAAACCACCCAGATCCGCAAGCTGGAAGCGGCCTTGGCCGCCCGCGGCCTGCCGGTGCTGGCCACCCGCGAGCCCGGCGGCACCGAGACCGGCCGCGAGATCCGCCGCATTTTGCTCGATGAAAAGAACGGCCATCTCGCGCCTTGGACCGAGCTGCTGCTCTACGCCGCCGACCGGGCCCAGCACGTCGCCGAGACCATCCGGCCGGCTTTGAGCCAGGGCAAGATCGTGCTCTGCGACCGCTTCACCGACGCGACGGTGGCCTATCAGGGCTTCGGTCGGGGCCTGGACCTGAAACTGATTCGGAGCTTGAACGAGCTGGCCACCCAGGGCCTTAAGCCCGACCTCACCTTCCTGCTCGATTTGCCGGTCAGCCTCGGACTGAAGCGGGCCAAGGCCCGGCTCGAGGCGACCGGAAAAAGCGAGGGCCGCTTCGAGGCCGAAGCCGAGTCCTTCCATGAAAAAATCCGGCGGGCTTATCTCCAATTGGCCCAGGAAGAACTGCGGCGCTTCGTTTTGATCGATGCCGACGCCGAAATCGACGAGATCCACCGTCGAATCCTCGCGGCGACCGAGGCCCGGCTCGGGAGCGGACGATGAGCCTCCCCTTCATCGGCCACCGCGAGATCCACCGCCAGCTCGAGGAATGGCGCCGAACCGGCCGCCTGCCCCATGCCTTGATGTTTCTCGGCCCCGAAGGCATCGGCAAAGCCTTGGTGGCTCGGCATTTGGCGGCCGCCCTGCTCTGCTCCGAAAAA of bacterium contains these proteins:
- the tmk gene encoding dTMP kinase, with the translated sequence MALFITFEGGEGSGKTTQIRKLEAALAARGLPVLATREPGGTETGREIRRILLDEKNGHLAPWTELLLYAADRAQHVAETIRPALSQGKIVLCDRFTDATVAYQGFGRGLDLKLIRSLNELATQGLKPDLTFLLDLPVSLGLKRAKARLEATGKSEGRFEAEAESFHEKIRRAYLQLAQEELRRFVLIDADAEIDEIHRRILAATEARLGSGR